From Nocardioides sp. HDW12B, the proteins below share one genomic window:
- a CDS encoding MDR family MFS transporter, with amino-acid sequence MRAPTPTTPSPYAVLRWLVLATFIVILNETIMVNAIPRLMVEFDVTARDAQWLSTAFMLTMATVIPVTGWFLQRVTTRTAFTVAMATFMTGTLVSALAPVFWLLVSGRVVQAAGTAVMVPLLMTTLMTVVPEHDRGRVMGNVTLAISVAPALGPTISGIVLQWTSWRWLFGLVLPVAAVITVLALRRLKNVGETKPGAIDWLSVVLAGLGFGGLVYGLSGLGEGAASAVPPVALVAAGLVLIGLFALRQRSLQKRDAPLLDLRTLAHRTFTLSLSLQAVSFLAMLGAMILLPLYLQDVRGLSPLQTGLMVAPGGIAMGLLGPSVGCAFDRFGGRPLVVPGSVGIVAALVVMSRVGETTPYAVIVGAHLLLMVSLAATFTPAFTLGLGALPAHLYSHGSSLLGTAQQVAAAVGTAVAITVLSSRAADLATEGASPDAAFVGGMQTAFTAAAGIALLAVVFAVLLPSRVPTQPGVDAAAEPVAAPA; translated from the coding sequence GTGCGCGCACCCACGCCGACCACCCCCTCGCCGTACGCCGTGCTGCGGTGGCTGGTGCTGGCGACCTTCATCGTGATCCTCAACGAGACGATCATGGTCAACGCGATCCCGCGGCTGATGGTCGAGTTCGACGTCACCGCCCGCGACGCCCAGTGGCTGTCGACGGCGTTCATGCTGACGATGGCCACCGTCATCCCCGTGACCGGCTGGTTCCTGCAGCGGGTCACGACCCGCACCGCGTTCACGGTCGCGATGGCGACCTTCATGACCGGCACGCTGGTCTCGGCGCTGGCACCGGTCTTCTGGCTCCTGGTCAGCGGTCGCGTCGTCCAGGCGGCCGGTACGGCGGTCATGGTGCCGCTGCTGATGACCACGCTGATGACCGTGGTGCCCGAGCACGACCGCGGACGTGTCATGGGCAACGTCACCCTGGCGATCTCGGTGGCCCCCGCTCTCGGCCCGACCATCTCGGGGATCGTCCTGCAGTGGACGTCGTGGCGCTGGCTGTTCGGTCTCGTGCTGCCGGTCGCGGCGGTCATCACCGTGCTCGCCCTGCGACGGCTGAAGAACGTGGGCGAGACCAAGCCGGGCGCGATCGACTGGCTCAGCGTGGTGCTGGCCGGGCTCGGCTTCGGCGGGCTCGTCTACGGCCTCTCCGGGCTCGGCGAGGGCGCCGCGAGCGCGGTGCCGCCCGTCGCGCTGGTCGCGGCCGGGCTGGTGCTCATCGGTCTGTTCGCGCTGCGCCAGCGCAGCCTGCAGAAGCGTGACGCCCCGCTGCTCGACCTGCGCACGCTGGCCCACCGCACCTTCACGCTGAGCCTGTCGCTGCAGGCCGTGTCGTTCCTGGCCATGCTCGGCGCGATGATCCTGCTGCCGCTCTACCTCCAGGACGTCCGCGGCCTCTCGCCGCTGCAGACCGGCCTCATGGTCGCGCCGGGCGGCATCGCGATGGGCCTGCTCGGCCCCAGTGTGGGATGCGCGTTCGACCGCTTCGGCGGTCGCCCGCTGGTGGTGCCGGGTTCCGTGGGCATCGTGGCCGCGCTGGTCGTCATGAGCCGGGTCGGCGAGACCACGCCGTACGCCGTGATCGTGGGGGCGCACCTGCTCCTCATGGTCAGCCTGGCCGCGACGTTCACCCCGGCGTTCACGCTGGGGCTCGGCGCCCTGCCGGCGCACCTGTACTCCCACGGCAGCTCGCTGCTCGGCACCGCCCAGCAGGTCGCCGCCGCCGTCGGGACCGCGGTGGCCATCACCGTGCTGTCGTCGCGGGCGGCCGACCTTGCCACCGAGGGGGCGTCCCCGGACGCGGCGTTCGTGGGCGGCATGCAGACCGCCTTCACGGCCGCGGCCGGGATCGCCCTGCTCGCGGTCGTCTTCGCGGTGCTGCTGCCCTCGCGCGTGCCGACGCAGCCGGGGGTGGACGCGGCGGCTGAGCCGGTGGCGGCCCCGGCCTGA
- a CDS encoding succinylglutamate desuccinylase/aspartoacylase family protein, with amino-acid sequence MARPSFEIGSVRVRPGRHQALSLPITRLVTGADVDLPVRVVHGREDGPTVWIDAAIHGDEAVGVEVVRQVLADLDPKTLRGTLIAVPIVNVLGFMNGSRYLPDRRDLNRSFPGSARGSLAGRIAHLMTTEIIDKCEVGIDLHTGSDRRSNLPQIRTDLEDPRTRELAAAFAAPVMMHAKLRDGSLRSAARERGAKVLLYEAGEAWRMDQWAIDAGVRGVRRVLAAMEMVEPLAEEPPAPSAVSWRSGWVRARGTGMLHLEVDLGERVEKGGRLGGLFDSFGKRVRLVHADRPGIVVGRTEAPLVNSGDAVVHIAEVE; translated from the coding sequence ATGGCACGACCCTCCTTCGAGATCGGCTCCGTCCGTGTCCGCCCCGGGCGCCACCAGGCCCTCTCGCTGCCGATCACGCGGCTGGTCACCGGCGCCGACGTCGACCTGCCGGTGCGGGTGGTGCACGGGCGCGAGGACGGGCCGACGGTCTGGATCGACGCCGCCATCCACGGCGACGAGGCCGTCGGCGTCGAGGTGGTGCGGCAGGTGCTGGCCGACCTCGACCCGAAGACGCTGCGCGGCACGCTCATCGCGGTGCCCATCGTCAACGTGCTGGGCTTCATGAACGGCAGTCGCTACCTGCCCGACCGGCGCGACCTCAACCGGTCGTTCCCCGGCTCGGCGCGCGGGTCGCTCGCCGGCCGCATCGCCCACCTCATGACCACCGAGATCATCGACAAGTGCGAGGTCGGCATCGACCTGCACACCGGCTCGGACCGCCGGTCCAACCTGCCGCAGATCCGCACCGACCTCGAGGACCCGCGCACCCGCGAGCTGGCCGCCGCCTTCGCGGCACCGGTGATGATGCACGCCAAGCTGCGCGACGGCTCGCTGCGCTCGGCCGCCCGGGAGCGGGGCGCCAAGGTGCTGCTCTACGAGGCCGGCGAGGCCTGGCGGATGGACCAGTGGGCGATCGACGCCGGCGTGCGCGGGGTGCGCCGCGTGCTCGCCGCGATGGAGATGGTCGAGCCGCTCGCGGAGGAGCCGCCCGCGCCGAGCGCGGTGTCGTGGCGCAGCGGGTGGGTCCGCGCCCGCGGCACCGGCATGCTGCACCTCGAGGTCGACCTCGGGGAGCGCGTGGAGAAGGGCGGCCGCCTCGGCGGGCTCTTCGACTCCTTCGGCAAGCGGGTCCGGCTCGTCCACGCCGACCGGCCCGGGATCGTGGTCGGGCGCACCGAGGCGCCGCTGGTGAATTCGGGCGACGCCGTGGTCCACATCGCCGAGGTCGAGTAG
- a CDS encoding TrkA C-terminal domain-containing protein, whose translation MAEIHVQHAAELVGRSLGQSGLRDRDITVLTLQRGTHVIPNPYDRHVLEAGDRLLCFGNLEEMRSMIPSRRKRGRKVKRLPKDPIHDAPAT comes from the coding sequence GTGGCCGAGATCCACGTGCAGCACGCCGCCGAGCTGGTCGGCCGGTCGCTGGGCCAGAGCGGGCTGCGGGACCGCGACATCACCGTGCTCACGCTGCAGCGCGGCACCCACGTCATCCCCAACCCCTACGACCGCCACGTGCTCGAGGCCGGGGACCGGCTGCTGTGCTTCGGCAACCTCGAGGAGATGCGCTCGATGATCCCGAGCCGGCGCAAGCGCGGCCGCAAGGTCAAGCGGCTCCCGAAGGACCCGATCCACGACGCGCCCGCCACCTGA
- a CDS encoding trimeric intracellular cation channel family protein, which produces MPPTVSVILAEVPLADPVGAWPLVGLDLVGVFVFALSGGLAAVRKRFDIVGVLVVAFAAGLGGGILRDVLIGAVPPVGVSDWRLLTAALAAGVLTFVFHPRLGRIGRIVTVLDGLGLGLFAVAGTLKALQLGIEPLPAVVVGLLTAVGGGIIRDLLTGEVPRVLTDQELYAIPALVGAAFYAAAYDSGLTQEAVAWGCVALISGVRLLAVRRRWRAPVPRSGP; this is translated from the coding sequence GTGCCCCCGACCGTGAGCGTGATCCTCGCCGAGGTCCCGCTCGCCGACCCCGTCGGGGCGTGGCCGCTCGTCGGTCTCGACCTCGTCGGGGTGTTCGTCTTCGCCCTCTCCGGGGGCCTGGCCGCGGTGCGCAAGCGCTTCGACATCGTCGGGGTGCTCGTGGTCGCCTTCGCCGCCGGGCTCGGCGGCGGGATCCTGCGCGACGTGCTCATCGGGGCGGTGCCCCCCGTCGGCGTCTCGGACTGGCGGCTGCTCACCGCGGCGCTGGCGGCGGGGGTGCTCACCTTCGTCTTCCACCCGCGGCTGGGCCGCATCGGGCGGATCGTCACGGTCCTCGACGGGCTCGGCCTGGGGCTCTTCGCCGTGGCGGGCACGCTCAAGGCGCTGCAGCTCGGGATCGAGCCCCTGCCGGCCGTCGTCGTCGGGCTGCTGACCGCGGTCGGCGGCGGGATCATCCGTGACCTGCTCACCGGGGAGGTGCCGCGCGTGCTGACCGACCAGGAGCTCTACGCGATCCCGGCCCTGGTGGGAGCGGCGTTCTACGCGGCCGCCTACGACTCCGGCCTCACCCAGGAGGCCGTGGCGTGGGGGTGCGTCGCCCTGATCAGCGGCGTGCGCCTGCTCGCCGTACGCCGCCGGTGGCGGGCGCCGGTGCCCCGCAGCGGTCCCTGA
- a CDS encoding ATP-dependent zinc protease: protein MADDNSYTVAGWREWVSLPDVGVTWIKAKLDTGARTSAIHAFDITETEQEGAPWVRFSVHPWQGSDEDAVEVSLPVLDRREVRSSSGHSEERLVVCMDVTLMGIVTPAEVTLSRRDEMGFRMLIGREALAQGFAVDPSRSYVGGRPRLAVRRRNRGR, encoded by the coding sequence GTGGCCGACGACAATTCCTACACCGTCGCGGGCTGGCGGGAGTGGGTATCCCTCCCCGACGTGGGCGTGACGTGGATCAAGGCCAAGCTCGACACCGGGGCCCGGACCTCGGCCATCCACGCCTTCGACATCACCGAGACCGAGCAGGAGGGCGCGCCCTGGGTGCGTTTCTCGGTCCACCCCTGGCAGGGCTCCGACGAGGACGCCGTGGAGGTGTCGCTGCCGGTGCTCGACCGCCGCGAGGTGCGCAGCTCCTCCGGCCACAGCGAGGAACGCCTCGTGGTGTGCATGGACGTCACGCTGATGGGCATCGTGACCCCGGCCGAGGTGACGCTGAGTCGCCGTGACGAGATGGGGTTCCGCATGCTGATCGGCCGGGAGGCCCTCGCGCAGGGCTTCGCCGTCGACCCGAGCCGCTCGTACGTCGGTGGCCGGCCGCGGCTCGCCGTACGTCGGCGCAACCGGGGTCGTTGA
- the nhaA gene encoding Na+/H+ antiporter NhaA → MQVRQDRDETAGSRTGLAGQLSAPLRSFLATESGSAGVLLAAALLGLAWANSPWSDAYESLWATEAAVQVGDAVLAMDLHHWVNDGLMAVFFFVVGLEVRRELSVGELTDRRRVRLPLAAGLAGMAVPALVYLALNPSGEAADGWGIVIGTDTAFMLGALAVLGPTFSTQLRIFLLTLTVIDDIVAVTVIGAVYSDEVSLGWLAVALATLVALAVLDRSRVWRASPYVVLVLVLWLATVNSGLHSSIAGMVGGLLIAAHDPRKDVVEGAAQRMRAFRQSPVPSLGRSAVRGVAQSISVNERLQTVLHSWTSYVVVPLFALANAGVDLRGGVLGDALTSPVTWGVVAGLVLGKPVGITIAVLAGARLGLGRLPQGVETGHVAGGAALSGIGFTVSLLITGLAFDDPALQDQATVAVLLSAVLASGLGWLLFQAGRVLRGEGDADLPRFLDRDVDPGVDHVRGPVDAPLTLVEYADFECPFCAKATDLARELRHRLGDDLRYVFRHLPLTDVHQHAELAARGALAADRQEAFWAMHDLLFAHQDELEVEDLVGYAGQLDLDTEQFVRDLEDDELDARIRADVASAEASGARGTPTFFVNGRRHTGPHDAESLAEALAGR, encoded by the coding sequence ATGCAGGTGCGCCAGGACCGTGACGAGACCGCGGGCAGCAGGACCGGACTCGCCGGACAGCTGTCGGCCCCGCTGCGCAGCTTCCTCGCCACCGAGTCGGGCAGCGCCGGCGTGCTGCTGGCCGCTGCCCTCCTCGGGCTGGCGTGGGCGAACTCACCGTGGTCCGACGCCTACGAGTCGCTGTGGGCGACCGAGGCGGCCGTCCAGGTCGGCGACGCCGTGCTGGCGATGGACCTGCACCACTGGGTCAACGACGGCCTCATGGCGGTCTTCTTCTTCGTCGTCGGCCTCGAGGTGCGACGCGAGCTGTCGGTTGGCGAGCTCACCGACCGGCGCCGGGTCCGGCTGCCGCTCGCGGCCGGGCTGGCCGGCATGGCCGTCCCCGCGCTGGTCTACCTCGCCCTCAACCCGTCCGGCGAGGCCGCCGACGGGTGGGGCATCGTCATCGGCACCGACACCGCCTTCATGCTGGGCGCCCTCGCGGTGCTGGGGCCGACGTTCTCCACGCAGCTGCGGATCTTCCTGCTGACGCTGACCGTCATCGACGACATCGTCGCGGTCACCGTGATCGGCGCGGTCTACTCCGACGAGGTCTCGCTCGGGTGGCTCGCGGTCGCGCTCGCCACCCTCGTCGCGCTGGCCGTGCTCGACCGCTCGCGGGTGTGGCGCGCGTCGCCGTACGTCGTGCTCGTGCTGGTGCTGTGGCTGGCGACCGTCAACTCGGGGCTGCACAGCTCCATCGCAGGGATGGTCGGCGGCCTGCTGATCGCCGCCCACGACCCGCGCAAGGACGTCGTCGAGGGCGCGGCGCAGCGGATGCGCGCCTTCCGCCAGTCGCCGGTGCCCTCGTTGGGACGGTCCGCGGTCCGCGGGGTGGCCCAGTCGATCTCGGTCAACGAGCGGCTCCAGACGGTGCTGCACTCGTGGACGAGCTACGTCGTGGTGCCGCTGTTTGCGCTGGCCAACGCCGGCGTGGACCTGCGGGGCGGCGTCCTCGGCGACGCGCTCACCTCGCCGGTGACCTGGGGCGTGGTGGCCGGGCTGGTGCTGGGCAAGCCCGTCGGCATCACGATCGCCGTGCTCGCGGGGGCGCGGCTGGGCCTCGGGCGGCTGCCGCAGGGCGTCGAGACCGGCCACGTGGCCGGCGGCGCGGCGCTGTCGGGCATCGGGTTCACCGTCTCGCTGCTCATCACCGGCCTCGCCTTCGACGACCCCGCCCTCCAGGACCAGGCCACCGTCGCGGTGCTGCTGTCCGCGGTGCTCGCCTCGGGCTTGGGGTGGTTGCTGTTCCAGGCCGGCCGCGTGCTGCGTGGGGAGGGCGACGCCGACCTGCCGCGCTTCCTCGACCGTGACGTCGACCCGGGCGTCGACCACGTCCGCGGCCCGGTCGACGCCCCGCTGACGCTCGTGGAGTACGCCGACTTCGAGTGCCCGTTCTGCGCGAAGGCCACCGACCTCGCGCGCGAGCTGCGCCACCGCCTCGGCGACGACCTGCGCTACGTCTTCCGCCACCTGCCGCTGACCGACGTCCACCAGCACGCCGAGCTCGCCGCGCGCGGCGCCCTGGCCGCCGACCGGCAGGAGGCCTTCTGGGCCATGCACGACCTGCTCTTCGCCCACCAGGACGAGCTCGAGGTCGAGGACCTCGTCGGCTACGCCGGTCAGCTCGACCTCGACACCGAGCAGTTCGTCCGCGACCTCGAGGACGACGAGCTCGACGCCCGCATCCGCGCCGACGTGGCCAGCGCGGAGGCCAGCGGCGCGCGGGGCACGCCGACGTTCTTCGTCAACGGCCGTCGCCACACCGGCCCGCACGACGCCGAGAGCCTGGCGGAGGCGCTGGCCGGTCGGTGA